The Neodiprion lecontei isolate iyNeoLeco1 chromosome 6, iyNeoLeco1.1, whole genome shotgun sequence sequence caatATGATATATAATCAACATTtaaaaacgaaacttttatgacaataaatttttatttattgcaatattttatgataaaaactttttcttattatttcttatgaatatatatatttttcttatgattatatatatattttccttattaatatattatttttcttattattatatatatttatcagaaTATATATCACACTTtttccgtaaaaaaattacagagctTATCTATAACTCGTTTATCTTTAGTAATTTTTGGTTTATTATCACTTCCTGGttctttacaaaatttaattaactCTTCAATTCCACCATTTTcatattgattaattaaatctTGGTATTTAATGGCTTGAGACACCATTTTTCTGATTATATGTCCAGATAATACTCCTTTTAATGGAGATAAACAGTCCATTCCAGATGCAGTTTTCTTGAGCTTATTTATATGAATGCAACACTCTCTATAAGATTTAGAGCTTTCAAATAAATACTTGTTATCCGTCAACGAAACCAGTTCTTCTAAAATTTCGACATCGTATAAGGCTTCATGAAATTTCTCGTCCGAGTTAACATTCAAATGCTTTTTAGCTAATTCTGACAGTTTAAATTCACCGGGAGTTTGATtagatgtaaaatttttcttaaataaagGCAAGCTTTCAGAGAATCCTGCGATTTGACTGAAATCTGATACCAAAGaacattttaaaattgaacgTAGTAAATGTGACTTGTCGAAAGTTACATTATGTGCAACAAGTAGACATGGCTTGGgtgacatttttaaaaataataaaaaactcCGGAGAGCCTTTTTTAGAGGCAACGattcaacttttttaccgtGAAAGTATAAATGGCCGTTAATATTCTTCAGTCCTGTATGAGCAGTAGCTTTATCATCAATGATATTAGTAGGATTAATGTAGACACTAAATTTACGTCCTTCACAAGATGCAGCAATTTGAAGAATTTCGTCACTCTTACGGAAGCCTGACGTTTCTAAATCAAAGAAAACTAAGTTACATGTCTCTGccgatatttgaatatttggaCCGTTAATCAGTGATTCATCAAATGCTTCTAAATCTTCACAGTCTTGTGACAAGCCGCAGTTAGATTTATATTGAACACCttctgaattttcattattctttctCAATTCCTCACGCTCTTGAGTTTTAATTATTCGACGTTTCTTCGCAGCCGGTAGTTTAGCATCTAATGCACGTTTCTGTCGCTTAGCATCCAATTGCTTTGTATAAAACAAAGTGTGTCGCCCTGGTGACAACTGCAGTTTTTGCCTAATTTCTACGATACAGGAGTCGCCATCATTTTTTGTGCACATAGAACTTGCAAGACGATAGCTAGATGATTCACTTCTACTGtagcaaatattttttggcGACTTATGAGCCATTATATTATTAAGGTAGTAGCCCGGTGTGACGggttcaaaaaatcgatttttttttttttacatttttcggAAGAAAAACATCTTAAAAATatgctgtaaaaatttcagacataaatttcaattattcttaAAGTTATAGCTAAAATAAGAGAGCGCGCCGTAGTGTGTATGAAAGAGTGTGACACGCCAGCAGCAGCTGCTCTGACCGTCACCTCTTTTATTGTCCGGTATACAATACGTATACCCAGGTATACCCAGGTATAACCCAGGTATACccaggtatacgtataatgccaaaaatttacgtataatgccaaaaaattacgtataatgCCAGTATTTAGCAACGAAAGATCCTATCGAAGCCGAGAGTTTATACGATGATCACAAAGATGAATGCACAGCAAACCACGAGGGCAGTAGTGGTAAAATGGAGGTCAACGGGATTTCGGAAATGTTCAAGCGTTCTCTGCAGCGTTATGATGTTAAGTATGTGAGGTACATTGGAGATGGAGACAGTAAAAcccataaaaatttgatagacGATAAACCTTACGGTGGCGACCCAGAAGTTGAGAAGCAAGAATGCGTATTGCATGTGAAGAAAAGAATGTACCGAGCACTTCaaggtgtaaaaaaaactcttaCCGAGTAcgcaaaagtgaaaaaacaattGGATGCAGCTAAGAACACGAAGATGGCCGTAAAAGTGAAGAGTACCGAGGAAAGTGCTCCGAAAAAGCGTAGGATAAAGAGAGACTCGTCGACCAGCGCTAAGCCACCAAAACCTAAACCGTTGCAATTAACTAACAAGATTATGTTAAAAATGTCTACGTACTACGGTTTGGCAATCACCAGAAACTGTCATTCTCtcgaagaaatgaagaaaGCCGTGTGGGCTACATTCTACCACATGCCATCAACAGACGAAAACCCTCAGCACTCTTACTGCTCAGATTCTTGGTGCAAGTATCAACAGCTCAAAGCGGAAAATCAAGAGAGCACTTATGAACACCCAGTAACGTTTGACGAACAAGTTACAAATCTCATAAAACCTGTGTACGAGACTTTGGCGTCCGACGATTTATTGAAAAGATGCTTGGGCGGGAACACGCAAAATAACAACGAAAGTTTTAATCACTGTGTATGGAATTTTGCTCCGAAGCATACTTTTACTGGAAGTGGTGCAGCGTCTGCTGGTCGAAGTCCAGCTGGTAGGTCCCAATCTAAATTAGCTTGTGGGTCCGAGTCCGCTTGCATTTTAAGGACTGAGATTATTGGTGCGGGTAATGTCTCGTACAGGATGTGATTATTATGCGTTATCACGCCGTAACTTCCTGAAAGTCCTTGAATCCGATGATCAGTTAGTAGGGCTTGAATGGAGAGATGAAACTCTCTGCCCGAGGCGTCACGTATATCACCGATTCCCTGAAGGTACATCTGTACGTCTGTGGGTAATGGGTAATCAAAGTTGAGTGCTTGATTGAGCTGTAATTGCTCGAGGGTTAGTTCACCTCTGGCACTGACTATGTCGTGTAGCCTTTTCCACAAGGCTATAACGCAGTAATATTGATAGGCTGAGAATGGTATGTACTTTCTCATTGCTCTATCAAAAGACATCTGTGTGTCGTAAGATGTTCTTACAAGCTGCGTAAAGCCGCTAAAGTCCAGCTGAAAAGTGCGTTCTCTCGCAACTTCAACGAATCCATTGACTCCTTCTATGGTGAGGAGATCGTTAATTAATGGATCGTTATTCTCTGTTGAGGGTGCTGTTGACTTTGCTTTTGGAGCTAGGTTTGGCATGACGTCCCGAGACTTGAAGTCTCGCTTTGGATTCACGCGCGGACCTTTCGGAATAGGGAGTTCATTGGTAGTCTGAGATGCAGATGGGTTAGTGTCGGACTGGGATGTGAATCCCCCGCGACCCCGGGTCTGACCTCTACCTCTGAATGTACCCCTACCTCTAGGTCGGTTACCTTGTCCTGTTGGTGTGGAGTTTGGTTGCTGTTGTTCTGACATGTTTTATGGTTTCGTCTACTAGACTTTCAcacaaaattgttaaaatttcatcagcatttgtttattcaaacataaaataaaaattagaataaacaATGCTAGTATGTATTAGCAATAAAACAATAAGTCATGTGAAGTTTGACGGAGTAtttaaaatcaatcaatcttaTTTAGAATGTataagaacaaaaattattttttaaaatatgtacaattaGCATTTTCCATCTACTCAAGACTGAATATAGATCATTATGCAAGTGTAGACAATATTGACGTCCAAAAAACTATatacaattgaaaaaagttatagactacgaaaattttagtttcgttaattacaataaatctaaggatatatataaatcaatcgaaaaaatcttcatatgagcaataaaaaattattaaaaaaaaaagctagTTACTCCGTAGCTTTGTAGATTACAACCAAACTTACAATAATTCACACAgcttatcaatattttcattaacaAGCAGTCGCTCTTCCTTAGCAGCTCGTTTACAACTCTCCTTAGCAGCTTCTTCGATTGCAGGACCAACTTCCCTTTCATATCGTTTAAATAATTGTGGCGATATTGTCGGAATATTGGCACATGCCAATATTTTGTTCAATCCAGAGCAGCCATAGCCAGCATGTACAGCAcctgtaataaatatatttttactagGGTTGGAACTTCTGCATATATAcatttgattatttttgtttttaagtaaattcaagtgatctatttttttttttatcaaatatttatgtagattgaataattattgaacTTACCAAGAATTACGCCTCTATTGACGTCAGAATGTTTGGATTGACTACCAGCCACGCTATGACTTTTACTCGTTGGAACTACTGATATTGTCTCACATTTTGTGCACTTAACTGTTATGATTGATTTCAACCCTAAATGCTGTtcatgtacaatattttccaGGCAAAGTACTTCATAACATTGTacacattttaattttttgcctaaaaattttaaatccacGAAACGAATGCCTTCGCATAGGTTAGATTCACTGGTATCATCGTtgccttttcttttttcttgtagagcatttttaatttttaattttttatcgcgaactttttttttaataaatcttcCTTTATGACGAATACGATCACccataattatttatttattcgaataaaaatagcGAGTTGTTTACGTTTGACTGTGCGTATAAACTATAAGTAAGCTCAGTGGTTAAgagaaataacaataacaataacgcgACGTTGCGACATTTCCATacagaattgaattttatagtatgtgtgtatacgtatagggGATATAGTAGTGGAAGAAGTACAGTCACGTTAAAAAACATATCCTACAGTCATAGTACTGCTAATATGCTGAACGTTAGTACTAAATCAAAAACTTTTCGACTGGACTGTCGCGGAGGAACTACCTTGGTCGCATACGTTTACTGCAAATTTGAAGAGGGTTTGACGGATGCGTAGTAACAGATGTGGAATTTGTCAACAACATACCTTATTGCCTGTGTATGTACTTATTTGAGAACAATCTGGTGATTCCAATTGCCGCTTACAGCACAGTAGTATGCGACATTTACTGACAGCTGCGTGGAATGCTAGGTGATCAAATTCGGTCGCAGTCGAGCGGAGCGAACGATCCGTAATTTTCAGGGAAAAAACCACGCATATCCTTTCGTTTTAAAATCAACGTTCAAGTTTCCGTTTTCCCGCGTTTGTAGGTCAAATTCCACTCCACCCCCGCGTTTAGGACTCATAATTACCACGAGAATGGCCAGATTTTCAAGCTCATCTCGATTGGAAactctttctttatttttaacgtATATAAATTCCGAAACAATCCCACGATTCTCATTGGGCTCTTGCGGTCAAAAAACTTCACTCGAGCCACCCACACGTAACGTACATTTCCGACGTAATAAATCTATGTCGAAATTCGTGCCGGTTCGCGGGCACCCACCGTCCCATCAGGGGTTTGGCATCAGCAACCCCCGACGGGGGTGGAAAAGGGGGAGGCCCAGAGCGAATTCCATTGGCGGGGTAGTGGAGAGCCCGACCCCTCCCCGACCGAAGCGCAACTGGCGCTACAATTGCTTGGAATACGGAAAAAACGAATAACCGAATACACTGTAACCgaggttttctttttatttaatttatattttgtatatattttatttgtatttaatttttattttattcatttaaataattatgaGGGCTGAAGTCCGGTAACTCCACGGCGCAGGTGTACTGATCTGAATAAGGGGTCGTTCATAAATTATGTAAGAGGTTTTGAGGGCTAATTTGGCCCCCTCTCCCCCTACTGTAAGATATCATGAGATTACGACTAGTCCCCCCTCTGCCCCTTGATAAGAAATTTTCGCAAGAAAAGGATATATTGATAAAACATAACTCCATATTATTCTGAAAATATACTTTATTGCAATCTTACTACTATTGAAGTTTGACTCTTGTTGACCAACTTTTGGTGTTTTATCTGGGAAAGCTCCTACCCATGCATCTAAATAACAGTAGATGTAAATATCCAGACATTTTAGATGAAACAATCATTATGCTATTAAATAACTTATATCATGATTTCAAGTGACAGGGAAATCCCCACTCAACGAGACCAACAATCGAATAATAGTAAGTCTAGAAGTACTGAGAACATATGATTTTTGTAAGATTCAATATCGAGTTGAGGAGATGAAGTACAGATGGCGCTATTCAATAATGCCATTTTTTAGCGCAAAAGTggtagaatttttaatttcaaatactaggggcttcgcgcctcactatttccttacgcattgtctagtagacaggcgaattccttcatgttgatttaatgacaggtcctgcacttgctgtccacttcaattccttctgtgcttacttttctttttttcatcaatctaagcttccattcgttggttgaaaattggtgttccttctctattgatatcgatctatctccttgacttgctgaattatttttgctaccgctctgcccgttattctccaaaatcaccttctttatattatttttttctctatatttatgttgctgttcactccgtaaaacacctctttctcttgtggtcaacatcgatcatggtcgtcctcttgcctggttataggaatatttgtttattattattctctggcttatttggttcttcgcacttaaaattttattttcctttttcctttgtgatacttccgaccatccaccatcttcatcgccttgtctgctggttgaaactcctcctttctgttcgttggttgaaaagccagtatgatattttttgttcgcttccctatattttcgctgctgttcccgtcgtctaatttttcgctcttctatgtacatcacattggttggtcgtcctctcgatttattttccgaatcaatcatcgcaatcgattcttctaattcttcgacacccttcgttgaattatttttactgccgctctgccggttattctccaaaatcaccttctttatattatttttttctctatatttgcgttgatgTTCATTCCGccaaacacctctttctcttgtggtcaacatcgatcctggtcgtcctctttcctggttatacgaatatttgatggatattattctatggcttatttggttcttcgcacttacaattttattttcctctttcttttgtgatacttccgaccatccaccatcttcatcgccttgtctgctgcttgaaactcctcctttctccattgtcatcgtaaatcctggctgtccttttgactgtttggtgatatatttagatttactattatttgattgttacttttcatacttattactcactatctgaattttattttggttctgcaagacatcaaagtgtccactgtctccgtcgccggtgaagagtagcgagaattgtgttccattttgtgatccgatccggtgtggatgaatttgttcttcgcgatacacgattaaacatatcttaatAATATTTgcagctgcatatattgcatttttattcatatgtgatttgtaatcaccaggtcacctaatcacagcac is a genomic window containing:
- the LOC124295158 gene encoding uncharacterized protein LOC124295158; protein product: MITKMNAQQTTRAVVVKWRSTGFRKCSSVLCSVMMLNDKPYGGDPEVEKQECVLHVKKRMYRALQGVKKTLTEYAKVKKQLDAAKNTKMAVKVKSTEESAPKKRRIKRDSSTSAKPPKPKPLQLTNKIMLKMSTYYGLAITRNCHSLEEMKKAVWATFYHMPSTDENPQHSYCSDSWCKYQQLKAENQESTYEHPVTFDEQVTNLIKPVYETLASDDLLKRCLGGNTQNNNESFNHCVWNFAPKHTFTGSGAASAGRSPAGRSQSKLACGSESACILRTEIIGAGNVSYRM